A single window of Rana temporaria chromosome 1, aRanTem1.1, whole genome shotgun sequence DNA harbors:
- the LOC120936365 gene encoding carbonic anhydrase 15-like — protein sequence MLQLGITLIILLVQVSGEGQWCYSSQNPACGPDHWKDINHNCGGDHQSPINIEKAKVKRDSHLGDITFNGYDHALSAEWKLMNDGHSVLLSLSGDISIGGAGLPNTYKALQFHFHWGSPTKDGSEHTVDGKQFPLELHIVHMNARYSSVTEAKKDPQGLAVLGILIMVGEADNPSYSPLVSSMKNISLEGDYVQITPTFPLESLLPAHGKLSRYYRYQGSLTTPDCSQAVIWTVFEDPVTISGTQHRILTDTAHFSSQGETPVKMWENFRPPQPLKGRQVLASKDATVSCSPGLCAPVLTLCMICLAVRILLN from the exons GCCCTGACCATTGGAAGGACATTAATCACAACTGTGGAGGGGATCATCAATCACCTATTAATATTGAAAAAGCCAAAGTAAAGAGAGACAGCCACTTGGGTGACATCACCTTTAACGGTTATGATCACGCCCTATCTGCTGAATGGAAGCTTATGAATGATGGACACTCAG TTCTGCTGAGCCTATCTGGAGATATAAGTATCGGTGGTGCGGGTTTACCCAACACATACAAGGCCTTACAGTTCCAttttcactggggaagcccaaccAAAGATGGATCAGAACATACAGTGGATGGCAAGCAGTTCCCACTTGAG CTGCATATCGTTCACATGAATGCCAGGTACAGTAGTGTCACCGAAGCTAAGAAAGACCCTCAAGGCTTGGCTGTGCTAGGCATACTGATAATG GTGGGAGAAGCAGATAATCCAAGTTATAGTCCCTTAGTGTCCTCTATGAAGAATATATCATTGGAAG GGGACTATGTACAGATAACACCAACATTTCCCCTGGAAAGCCTCCTCCCAGCTCATGGGAAATTGTCAAGATACTACAGATATCAAGGTTCCCTTACAACTCCTGATTGCTCACAGGCTGTCATTTGGACAGTGTTTGAGGATCCGGTGACCATCAGTGGGACTCAG CATCGAATCCTGACGGACACAGCTCATTTCTCATCTCAGGGAGAGACCCCAGTGAAAATGTGGGAGAATTTCCGACCACCTCAGCCACTTAAGGGACGTCAAGTATTGGCTTCCAAAGATGCCACTGTGAGCTGCTCACCTGGCCTGTGTGCTCCAGTATTAACCTTGTGTATGATTTGCCTGGCAGTCAGGATATTGCTGAATTAG